The genome window CATGAAGGACTCCACTTTCTTCTAAGCTGTACTCTAGggtcaggcacacagtgcacATTTGCTGACTGAATAACTGAATGAGCTGAAAGCACCTCACTCACCATATAGGTCCGGGCGATTCTGCAGATAGTGTCGTACAAAGCTGTAGCCAGGCCGGGGCAGCAGAGAACCTTTAATCCGGTCCAGGACCTGTGGGCAAGGCTGGGCTCAAGATGGAAGCGTGCTGTGGCTCCTCACCACCTCCTGAGGCCAACCTGCCACCCTAACCTTCAAGGCATCTTTGCTGCCCTTGCACCTCCTCTATCCACACTACTTGAAAGGAATCAGCACTTCCCTCTGAGATTTTGATGGGCTGTTCCCATGGCCTGGAGCCCCTTCCCATGGCCAGCCTCACCTTAAAATACCAGTGGCCCAGCATTCTGATAGGGCCTGCTATCTTCCTCTTTGCTAGGGTGCCCTGGACTGCTGCCCTTGTGGTCTTCCCCAACCCCAATAAGGACAGTCAGCAAGTCCTGGGCATTCTCCTTCCCACATCTCTCTCCAATAGGTCCTCTACTCTGTAGCCCTGGTTTATCAtctcctggcctggcctggggccTCCAATCCACCTTTCATGTTGCATATGTGCTCATTCCACTCCTCTCCTGTTCTATACTCTTCCATGACTTCCCCAGCATCCTCAGGATAAAACCCAAACCCTTTTAACATACTTCACAAGGCACTTTGTGATCTGgcctcttcctgtctatcccccacCTCTTACACTCCAACCAGACTGAGTGACAGGTAGCTTCTGTGATAGTTGGTGCCTTCTCTCATCTCTGATCTTTTGCATATAATGATCCCTGTGCCTGGAACATACTTATGCTTTCTTCCACTCTGCTCAACTAAGTTTTCCTTCTTAAGAAAATGCCttacgtggtggcgcagtggataaagcgtcgacctggaatgctgaggtcgccggttcaaaaccctgcacttgcctcgtcaaggcacatatgggagttgatgcttcctgctcctccctccccttctctccctctctttctctctctcactctctctcctctctaaaaaattaaaaaaaaaaaaagaaaatgccttacTACCTACAGGAGATTCTTGTCTAACTCACCATATCATGTGTCTCCTGCATTCCCTAAGCACCACTCATCACATAATTTTTATAGCACATCACAGTTACCTCTGCTAGCCTAAGTAGaagctcttgttttgtttttgtatttttctgtagtgagaagtggggaggcagagagacaaactcctgcatacacccaacagggatccacccagcatgccccctagggcagtggttctcaacctgtgggtcgcgaccctggcgggggtcgaacgaccaaaacacaggggttgcctaaagccatcagaaatacatatcttatttaaaaatgtattgtataataaatatgcagaaatacatattttatttaaaaatgtattgtataataaatatgtattttctgatggctttaggcgacccctgtgttttggtcgttcgacccccaccggggtcacgacccacaggttgagaaccgctgccctagggggtgatactctgttgcaacctgagccattttaacgcctgaggcagaggccatggagccatcctcagcgcccagaccaactttgctccaatggagccttggctgcgggagaggaagggagagatggagagaaaggagaaggggaagtgtggagaagcagatgggcacttctgtgtgccctggccaggaatcaaacccaggacttccacactccgggccaacactctaccactgtgccaaccagctaTTGCTAGAAGTTCTTGTTTTCCCGTATGTGTATCTCCAGCAACCTGTCCATGGCCTGGTGCTCAGTGCATAGTAACTGAACCACAAGCATGACTCCCGGCCCCATCCCACTAGCTTCCCGGACCTGACCTGTGAGGTGTCCACATCAAAGAAGCTCTGATAGTAGCCAAAAGTCCAGAATCCCAGCTGCTGCTTATCCTCCTGTAGAAGCTGCACAATGTGGGCTTTCAGTGCCTGCCCTTCCAGCCTGGATCAACCAGGGGCTGGATGGCGGTAGGGCAGAGGGACTTGGACTCACCACAGCCTTGTCACTCTCCTCAACCTCGTCCTCAGATCCATAGCTGCCACCTGAGCCCACAGCCACAGCTACATGCCCCTTTGAGGTCAGCTGATCACTTCTGCTAGTGGCCACATCTGGTGTCTCAGCTAGCAGATTAGTGGCTTCTTCGAACTCTATTGGGAATAAATATGGGCCACAGGCagggttcttttgtttgttttttgcagggGTGATGGTGGTGTAATTGAAGGCAATTTGTTTTAGACCATTGCTCATCTGGGGTCCAAGATTCTAACCGTAGCCTTCTCAGTGCTTTCTCCAACTCAGGGCCCAGCTTCCTCAATTTTGGGGAGTGGTTTGGAGGTGTGTCCCCTCACTCCTACCAAGGGATGGTAACTGAGGGCTGGTTCTGGGATGGGGGCCTGTCTGGGGTATCGGCTCCGGTTTGATGTCTGAGTTCAGGAATGGAGCAGAGTTCCTCAGGACTGGGTTTCATGCCTGGGGTCAGGGTTCACAGCTGACTGCGGCTTGGGTTAGAAACGAGTTGGGACTTGGATGTGCGGTTCTGGCCAGCAGAGGGAGGAGGTCGGGCCAGATCGCAGCCGCACTCACCATGGAAGGCCAGCTCGTCCGCCGCTGCCATGGTCGCTGAGGGGCGTCACCGCATCCCACGCTGAAGACAGAAGCCAATCAGTCAACACCCAATCCCATTTGGTTCCCCTCCCGGAGTCTATCCCTGAACtgccagcctggccaggcggttaAAGGCACCCACCTGGGCGAGAACTCGCCAACCCTACCCCACAGGAACAACACACCCTCCTCACCTGAGGCCGTCTCAGCTAGCGTGGCCAGAAGTTTCTGCGCCTGCGCGGCCGGCCTACCTGCCAGTCAAATCCACTAGTTCCAGAGAGCAACATCCGGCACCGGTCCGTTTTCTATGCTCTTCCGATAGGAAGCCACTACCGGCAATATTGACGCTTGCGTCGGTGAGCATCCCGGACCTTTTACTTCGCATACGAATCGTTTCTCTTCGGAAAACGGACATCAAGGCGGAAGGGAATGGCGGCAGCCGCTCTGAAAAGACTTTGGTCGCGAAGCAGCGGAGATACAGGGGACGCGGCAGCCGCGAAACCAGGCGTGTGGACGAGGTTAGGTGAGCAGCGGCGGGGAGGGTGGCCGAGTGAGTGCCCGCAGCAGCCCAGTTCTCACTGCTCTCCCTTTCCCATAGGCGTGTGGGCCCGCGCGCTCCTGCGGGACTACGCGGAGGCTTGCGGGgacgcggcggcggcggcgcggacCCGGCCAGGGCGGGCGGCCGTGTATTTGGGGTTGCTGGGCGGCACGGCGGCCTGCTGCGCTCTGGCGCCGAGCGAAGCAGCCTTTGAGGAGGCGCTGCTCGATGCGTCCGGGACCCTCCTGCTGCTGACGCCTGCCACGCGAAACCGCGACTCCGAAGCGTACGTGCAGCAGCTGCTTTGGCTGCGGGGCCGCGGGCGCCTGCGCCATGTGAACCTGGGCCTTTGCTCGCTGGTGTACGAAGCGCCCTACGACGCCCAGGCCAGCCTCTACCAGGCCCGCTGCCGCTACTTGCAGCCCCGTTTAGTCGAGTTCCCGGACCGGATCCTGGACGTGGGCTTCGTAGGCCGCTGGTGGGTGTTGGGAGCTCGGATGCACGATTGCGACATCAACGACGAGGAGTTCCTCCACCTGCCGGCACATTTGCGTGTTGTTGGGCCCCACCAGCTGCATTCCGAAGCCAATGAGCGGCTTTTCGATGAGAAGTATCAGCCCATCGTGCTCACCGACGATCAGGTGGACCAGGCACTCTGGGAGGAGCAGGTCttgcagaaggaaaagaaggacaaGCTGGCCCTGAGCCAGGTCGACTCGCTAGTGCAGAGGGCCCCAGATGAAACCCAGTGAGGCCTGAATCCCGACCCAGCTCTGAGCCCTGGCAGAGTGTTTGCCCGGGATTGTGCAGTTGGTGTGAGTGAGCTTCAAGTGCATAGTGACTGAAATAAATTACATGCAGAGGCGCTGGGTTTTCACAAAATTAGGAGTCCTTTCTCCTCACATTGTTCTAATGCTGAACCTAATTCAGAACCTTTTTGGTGTAGAAGTTGGGGAGGACAGAAGAAACAAGACCATATAATGTTTATCACTGCCAGTTAGCAATGAGAGTTATATATAAATTAACCTTTTTCATTGGGGCTCATGGACCCCTTACTAAAGTATGTCAGATGACTCCCAAGTTCTTCTAAAGCCAttcagattttcattttaaattttgagctGCAATGTTGATACTCTCATTTTCATGAgtaactttttgttttaattttaaacttattttgaaataattgtagtCTCAGAATAAACTTGAAAAAGATACAGGACATCCTTTGTACCCTGCCCCCAGCTTCCCCCAAATGGTAACACTTTGCATAAGCAGTACCGAACTGGAGATTAAGGTGGGTATGACTGTTTGCATTTTACAGGGAAACTTGCTGCAAAACAACCTGCTTTTACCATTTGTTGATTgataactagaaagcccggcggtcatacgaaatgactgctgttctagatattataaattgtaattaaaatgatttgtgcaaagatgtctgctaattcaaactgaattactcagggcaggtggcgaggacacccctttgcttagtgccccacagggtttccccctgctacttgcttaattgcttaaagtagagtgcaatgaaggaaaccactggcggtacatttcttaagaaccaccgctagctcaataaataaaggtgatttaaataataaaatgttaattcacatgtcaaagatctctttgtacacatttcttgtgtagatctttccatcatttttaagctcacctcgcagaggaccatcaattattttttattttacttccgttctttcacaaactcttgaacaggcaacataaagttgaccgtgtccaaatgcaggctcaggtaaaaaaatgccagtgttcacatttaatattcatgtcaccagaggaatgctcaaaaattaaagtttctccatttgaaactgttttaatcctttttgtgtttcggtcagcattactctgtcgttttttttgcatttctctcctgctttttttcaagggactcattttgtcgagacaggcttttttgtcttgcatctgaggcaagccttgtttctctatgtctcattttgccgagaaagacacatttgctctgcgactgaatcaagccttgtctttctctgctcagtggtttctttttgtcgagaaagccgtttttgtgcaactttagctccttttctctcctcttcagtgctgtattttctaggaggcattcttaaaagaaattatgttaagacgtagtttttatgtaaaacagatgattgccaatgcaaagaaatgttcaccttccccctgacacgcttaatttgtgttcagccttaaattgtttcaaaagcagatgattgccaatgcaaacaaatgttcaccttccccctgacccactcaatttgcgttcagccatggcaacttcaccccattggctagtacagttacacaagcaaccaataagctatcagcgacaaaagacacttaagctgcatataataaagatgatgtTCAAGTGAGTtggaagaataaaacattttctgaacTGGAAATCTACATGGCATCAATATTCTGGTTATGTTACACTTTAGTACCTTTAAAACAGAGTCCTATGGAAAGGAATATGTTAGCTGGTACTTAGCTAGGTTAAATTTTCAAGAATGAGACTTTCTCACCTAGGTGGCCTACATCTCGTTAATAAAACTGGGAGATGAAACAACCAGCTTTGTCGTTATTTTGTGTTCTTGTGCTTTGCTGTTAAGTTTTGGTACTTGGATCTTTCCTTTGTACAATGGGTGTGCTGGACACATGGTAatttttgtattcttattttgGGGGCAGGGGAATGTCTTTTCAGTCAGCAtttctattttccaaagaaaaagcgtgcctgacctgtggtggcgcagtggataaagcgtttacctggaaatgctgaggtcgcccattcgaaaccctgggcttgcctggtcaaggtacatatgggagttgatgcttccagctcctccccctgtctctctctcctctctctctctctctctctctctgtctccctctctaaaaaaaatgaataaataattaaaaaagaaaaagcgagattcaaaaagtttatttttccaaGACTGGCAGAGCCATGATTCCAACTGTGTCACTTATTTCTCAAACTCATGGCACTATCTGATCCTAACAACATCCTGTCAAATTTTCTTATCAAGttgaagttttatttaaaatgttaaagaaatggtTCTTGAAATGCTAATGAATAAAGTTAAGGGATACAGTGCTCCCTACTAGTCAGCCAGCCTATCTAAATACAAGGCCATATACTGTTGTATCAGAACAGCTACAAACAGACGTTTTGCcccacaattaagtagccaaattaaggagtctatTTTAAAGCCAGCGACTGCATGgaaacctaagtcattcaaatcatgtggcctgaacacagtttggggctagcttttaaagacaaaattccaTACTGATTGGGGAATGGGGAAGAGGAGAAGCAAGCAGGAAAACAAGTTCTCGTACAATGTTTATCTGTAAAAGTAATTCCGGGAGAAACATTCCgggaacatctgcaaccttgcGGAACTATCCAAGGTCACAGCCTGGGAAACCAACCTCGAGGCCAGCGGTagggagtctttttagaaaaagtaagttctgctaaaagtctctttgttttagagtaaATTCTGCCAAAAATTACTCATGCTAAGagccttttttttctatatttcagtaCAGTACGTAAGTGCGATGTAGAATTTCACAGTTGTTTAGTGGTAGATTATCTATGCCTAGATGATGTCCAGATTCttagtgtggcctgaccaggctgtggcacagtgcatagagcgtcagactgggatgccaaggacccaggttcgagaccctgaggtcgccagcttgagtgtgggctcatctggtttgaccaaaagctcaccagcttggacccaaggtcgctggctccagcaaggggttactcggtctgctgagggcccacggtcaaggcatatatcagaaagcaatcactgaacaactaaggtgttgcaatgtgcaacaaaaaactaatgattgatgcttctcatctctccattcctgtctgtctgtgcctgtctatccctctctctgactcactctctgtctctgtaaaaaaaaacccaaaaaaacaaaacctcagtGTGTCATCTCAGTTCTGGGTTTACTCCTTTTCTGAGCGTGAACAAGGGCTCCCACTCCTTGGCCATAGCCAAATCCCTTGGGCCCAAAGTTCTTTTGCATACCATCTTTTACAATAGATTTCACCTTCTTTTTCAGAGTTGTTGATTCAAGACTCTTTCCACACTGGGCACACTGGAAACAGTTTTTGTGCCAGGGCTTCTCTGCTCCAAGTATCTTCTCTGCAGCAGCATATGTGGAATCCTCACATCTGGAACACTTATCAGCACCTCCATATTTCTGAGCAAATTTAGAAGTGTTTGGCTTTGTTGTAGGCCTGTTAGATTTAACACTCTGGCTTGATACCCAGCCTCTCGCCCTGTCCATGTAAAGCGTTCCAGCACCCTGGCTGTAACCATAGTCTTTT of Saccopteryx bilineata isolate mSacBil1 chromosome 1, mSacBil1_pri_phased_curated, whole genome shotgun sequence contains these proteins:
- the TIMM29 gene encoding mitochondrial import inner membrane translocase subunit Tim29; its protein translation is MAAAALKRLWSRSSGDTGDAAAAKPGVWTRLGVWARALLRDYAEACGDAAAAARTRPGRAAVYLGLLGGTAACCALAPSEAAFEEALLDASGTLLLLTPATRNRDSEAYVQQLLWLRGRGRLRHVNLGLCSLVYEAPYDAQASLYQARCRYLQPRLVEFPDRILDVGFVGRWWVLGARMHDCDINDEEFLHLPAHLRVVGPHQLHSEANERLFDEKYQPIVLTDDQVDQALWEEQVLQKEKKDKLALSQVDSLVQRAPDETQ